Proteins encoded by one window of Cryptococcus gattii WM276 chromosome K, complete sequence:
- a CDS encoding Hypothetical Protein (Similar to TIGR gene model, INSD accession AAW46305.1) — MSLYKFLVTGYRPSLSIFSYEPTTAKIKLVSESSPAPQKATWVELADPSSVPSQGTERYLYSLSDANKGSAVSLKLVDDHIEITGQRVSYGGGVHSMLQKDLLHDKLADIHGHLVHVMKDGSGIVVSNFNGGSIIFFPITSSGALSETSESPLLTLPFVYESQTAPNVTRQEASHAHHVVEGTNGTLYVSDLGNDRIWVVKREGESGLAIKGYLQAPPGTGPRHSLISKDEKYLYCLTELTNEILVFPLTNPIEPIQPLPSFKCSIIPPSVPFAAHHYLNAAELIFNPIIPNVLYASNRLELSLPAEFATGQSGDAVAVVTLNEEGNKLFDVKFIRTGCDGIRGMRASPDGKYVAVAGRYGGGVEIWSVGDSGVDWRLAGKDENIDLVTDMAWL, encoded by the exons ATGTCCCTGTACAAGTTCCTCGTCACAGGCTATAGGCCATCACTCTCCATTTTTTCTTACGAGCCCACGACTGCCAAGATCAAACTCGTTTCCGAGTCCTCCCCCGCGCCCCAGAAGGCCACCTGGGTTGAGCTCGCCGATCCCAGCTCTGTGCCATCGCAAGGCACTGAGAGATACCTATATTCGTTATCGGATGCTAACAAGGGTTCGGCTGTGAGTCTCAAACTTGTAGACGATCATATTGAAATCACGGGGCAGAGAGTCTCTTATGGCGGAGGCGTCCATAGTATGTTACAGAAAGACCTACTGCATGATAAACTAGCTGATATACACGGGCATCTAGTTCATGTCATGAAAGATGGCTCTGGTATAGTCGTGTCTAACTTTAACGGCGGCTctatcatcttcttccccatcaCTTCCTCTGGTGCCTTGTCAGAAACGTCGGAATCCCCTCTTCTCACTTTGCCTTTCGTATACGAATCACAGACAGCACCTAATGTTACGCGTCAAGAAGCATCTCATGCTCATCATGTGGTAGAAGGAACTAATGGTACTCTTTATGTTTCGGATCTGGGCAACGACCGTATTTGGGTTGTAAAGAGAGAGGGGGAAAGTGGCTTGGCTATCAAAGGATACTTGCAAGCCCCACCTGGAACAGGCCCTAGACACAGTCTCATCTCCAAGGACG AAAAATACTTGTACTGTCTGACAGAGCTCACCAATGAGATCCTTGTCTTCCCTCTCACGAACCCTATTGAGCCCATTCAGCCCCTCCCTAGCTTCAAATGTAGCATCATTCCACCCTCCGTCCCATTTGCCGCCCATCATTATTTAAATGCTGCAGAACTCATCTTCAACCCGATTATCCCCAATGTTCTCTACGCGTCTAACCGACTTGAGCTCAGTCTTCCAGCCGAATTTGCGACTGGCCAGTCTGGAGATGCTGTAGCTGTTGTGACGCTAAATGAAGAGGGCAACAAGTTATTTGATGTGAAATTTATCAGAACCGGTTGTGATGGTATTCGAGGAATGAGGGCTAGTCCCGATGGCAAATATGTTGCTGTCGCCGGAAGGTATGGTGGTGGAGTCGAGATTTGGAGCGTGGGGGATTCTGGGGTAGATTGGAGACTTGCTGGAAAGGACGAAAATATCGACTTGGTCACTGATATGGCCTGGTTATAA
- a CDS encoding Eukaryotic translation initiation factor 3, subunit 4 delta, 44kDa, putative (Similar to TIGR gene model, INSD accession AAW46307.1), with product MADLKQPNRDWAADDVDADELPPTTESTDADGITTIVSWKYNADDQKVKVTRRVRRRLQVSTVTQTMAERKQWPKFGLDKGKPPGPDRKTTIIGENLHFKIAPISKVQRVEPEQETAAKAPTGKAVVCRLCSGQHYTARCPFREQLAAIDNLNADGAEEEQAVVSGTLAAKGAGETGGKYIPPSQRAGATGAGESMFRSRDELPTLRVTSLSLDAEEEDLRALFQPFAKNGKLGRANIVRDRNTRVSKGLAFVSFESKRDAEAAMAHLNGRGYDSLILEVAWSQPRGERT from the exons ATGGCCGATTTAAAACA ACCCAACCGCGACTGGGCCGCCGATGATGTGGATG CCGATGAGCTTCCCCCAACTACCGAATCGACCGACGCCGACGGTATTACAACTATTGTTAGCTGGAAGTACAATGCGGATGATCAGAAAGTAAAAGTGACCAGGAGAGTGAGGAGACGGTTGCAGGTTTCCACTGTGACTCAGACAATGGCGGAAAGGAAGCAATGGCCGAA GTTTGGCCTCGACAAGGGAAAGCCTCCTGGACCCGACAGAAAGACTACCATCATCGGAGAAAACCTTCATTTCAAGATCGCCCCCATCAGCAAG GTTCAGCGTGTCGAGCCCGAGCAAGAGACAGCTGCCAAGGCCCCTACTGGAAAGGCTGTTGTTTGCCGACTCTGTAGTGGCCAACATTACACTGCCAGATGTCCTTTCAGAGAACAGCTTGCCGCTATCGATAATCTTAATGCAGATGgagcagaggaagagcaggCTGTTGTTTCAGGGACTCTGGCCGCCAAGGGTGCTGGTGAGACAGGTGGCAAATACATCCCTCC ATCTCAACGGGCAGGGGCCACTGGTGCTGGCGAGTCAATGTTCCGATCTAGAGACGAGCTTCCTACCCTTCGTGTCACCTCCCTTTCCCTCGAtgccgaagaagaagatctTCGGGCTTTGTTCCAACCTTTTGCCAAGAACGGCAAGCTCGGAAGGGCCAATATTGTCAGGGATCGCAACACGAGAGTCAGCAAGGGTTTGGCGTTCGTCAGTTTCGAGAGCAAGAGGGATGCGGAGGCGGCTATGGCTCACTTGAACGGTCGTG GTTACGATTCATTGATCCTGGAGGTCGCCTGGTCACAACCTCGAGGGGAACGAACGTAA
- a CDS encoding translation machinery-associated protein 20 (Similar to TIGR gene model, INSD accession AAW46306.1; CNK01450) encodes MFKKFNPKEDVSSSTSLKSSVQRNIRSSILSQIKYLSLPAWKDQPTATEASVEQAELVAEEKEKEEPSSGKGKGGKKGGKGKGGKGKGKDKEEKEEKEDEGEGAGGESVIDEIWPKKEALGLTKCHDRISIFTIHSVPIFFQHFDGPFIPTLKLLHMYPDMLPHVQIDRGAIKFLLAGANMMAPGLLSAGGKLPDGMEKDTIVAIQAEGKQHACGIGKLVASSADIKKAGKGVAVETICWIGDDLWKVDTIGL; translated from the exons ATGTTCAAGAA ATTCAATCCTAAGGAAGATGTCTCTTCCTCTACTTCCCTGAAGTCTTCTGTCCAGCGTAACATTAGATCATCCATTCTTTCTCAGATAAAGTATTTGTCCCTCCCGGCGTGGAAAGATCAGCCTACCGCTACAGAGGCTTCCGTGGAACAAGCCGAGCTTGTGGctgaggagaaggagaaagaagaacCCTCTTCTGGGAAGGGCAAGGGTGGAAAAAAAGgtggaaagggaaagggtgggaaggggaaaggaaaggacaaggaagaaaaggaggaaaaggaagacGAGGGTGAGGGTGCGGGCGGCGAGAGCGTGATTGACGAAATTTGGCCGAAGAAGGAAGCTCTTGGATTGACTAAATG TCATGATCGGATATCAATTTTCACCATTCATTCAGTACCCATTTTCTTCCAGCACTTCGACGGTCCCTTCATCCCGACTCTAAAGCTCTTACATATGT ATCCTGACATGCTTCCACATGTTCAGATCGATCGGGGGGCGATCAAGTTCCTTCTAGCT GGTGCGAATATGATGGCCCCTGGTCTCTTGTCTGCTGGGGGTAAACTTCCTGATGGTATGGAAAAGGATACTATTGTCGCCATCCAAGCCGAAGGTAAGCAGCATGCTTGTGGTATTGGTAAGCTCGTGGCGTCAAGTGCCGATATTAAGAAGGCTGGCAAGGGCGTAGCTGTTGAGACCATTTGCTGGATTGG TGATGATCTCTGGAAAGTGGATACTATTGGCCTTTAG
- a CDS encoding DNA polymerase epsilon, catalytic subunit a, putative (Similar to TIGR gene model, INSD accession AAW46304.1) yields the protein MSSRGSFRGRSRGSGSGSNTRFTGKRRGRGGGVAYGIDRAPAANQVARDDGTAATEKFEEVKAYDEIDEKIGFWRFESVRAEGEQKVGWLVNMHQTLMQSDAHPGGLAAVDYYFIQDDGGSFKVSIPYEPYFYLTCRGGTESIVEEWLLKRYEGIIIRIEREKKWDLNLPNHLLSAPPVFLKLFFHNTADLHTIRRDLLPLARSNSEKFTAVDAYADVVSAEAAANGHGDDESKAWGAEDDIRKKKDKEPSECIIEVREHDLAYHLRVAIDLNIRVGLWYTVTSRTGVITLERIPDRVKRADPVVMAYDIETTKQPLKFPDQQTDQIMMISYMIDGMGYLITNREIVGEDIDDFEYTPKDEYPGEFTVFNEPDEPAVIRRWFEHIRDSKPTVIATYNGDSFDFPFVDVRAKIHGISMYEEIGFKPDIEDEYKSRSTMHMDCFRWVKRDSYLPQGSQGLKAVTTAKLGYNPIELDPELMTPYAIEQPQILAQYSVSDAVATYYLYMKYVHPFIFSLCNIIPLSPDEVLRKGTGTLCETLLMVEAYDAHIIMPNRHEDPHGVTYEGHLLASETYVGGHVEALEAGVFRSDIPTHFKIVPSAIQGLIDDLDAALQFSLIEEGQVKLEDVENYDEIKQQIQTALETMRDEPNRFDNPLIYHLDVAAMYPNIMLSNRLQPDSVKEEADCAVCDYNRPDKKCDRRMEWAWRGEYFPAKRDEVNMVRYALEQEMFPPKRPYDPKRRFVDLSPAEQSALLHKRLGDYSRKVYKKTHDTKIVTKTTIICQRENSFYIDTVRAFRDRRYEYKGLHKTWKKNLDKAFEEGGAVAAVDEAKKMIVLYDSLQLAHKCILNSFYGYVMRKGARWYSMEMAGITCLTGATIIQMARQLVEQIGRPLELDTDGIWCMLPGVFPEDFNFKLKNGKKFGISYPCTMLNHLVHAQFTNDQYHELVDNDSGTYNVKKENSIFFELDGPYKAMILPSSKEEDKLLKKRYAVFNPDGSLAELKGFEVKRRGELQMIKIFQSQIFDKFLLGKTTEECYAAVATVADQWLDILQSKASSLHDDELVDLIAENRSMSKTLAEYAGQKSTSISTARRLAEFLGEQMVKDKGLSCRFIISAKPNGAPVTERAVPVAIFTAEETVKRHYLRKWLKDNSLTDFDLRTILDWEYYTERLGSVIQKLITIPAALQKVPNPVPRIRHPDWLYKRIATKEDKFQQHKITDIFTKLKDMEDFGDGQKKVGPKLAVVRKRNKKQQEKEPEVEEVPPHPEDDYAGYIRVMKKKWRKQRHEKARARKSGLRQDGTIFSMLRTQTSTMNSKQWDVIQIASTNRPGEFKLWLAIDGTFQSVRLRVPREFYLNFKKDPDPQLLATDRYEAVEVVRTLPRGQPARHLYKLSVDEVLFMEGESHFSTLINNPNVDGAFELQVPLVVRALLTFGTSCALRSNILGGLNRGLDKGFDLVDLERPGNLSRHKYLNEGRQIRYHFLFHAVSDQRHIIGLFSPDSTNASIYLVDRAKNRQQLPNPLKFYTDRMERAEHGVFSYPDMLDFTTTYHPSESSAFKALGKDLQAINRGLNVIALCSPFEHSYYQAKGPVYSNFPFITYRLGKEEDPGLMWLLQTSRRMIGLYLRLSSWLKEQIQIASHFDVPIGNLGADTAVFLADIEFARRLKQQDMLIWWSSTPRPDLGGSEEDANSSEDLVSPHISNRGCYSSTVLELEVSDLAINAVLQSALVNEMEGSGTGSLAFDSASHNLDEYAKGAVNAPVMLGDAVLSTQTFGVLKSMLRALYADKARAHVKGDSVSPAELVVDQFWRWISSSTSSMFEPALHRFLHGLMRKTFLQLLAEFKRLGTQVVYADFGRIFLLTSKPDAGSAFAFAKYLVAAANSQELFRHLIIDVVQFWNYLAWMDVANFGGVKVSPETAASREPPAKRFEISMDWNIQSFLPATLQPVFERNVASFIFSLYSAKRSSSDGREPLRVIHSLNIDQPGTEATSTVNPVKEKEKKAASKSISQTLTRRLLFDIAGVKRQQAAVHLEPEEAYTLAFPDLPGARSKRTNPTLELIKAITEVYALASEHSIHVQILKRNLLDLIGVKEFSSDAAFVPPCDSIEVPMVICKRCNAIRDVDLCRDPDRLPSVDPDSGDMLEPARKSWVCHKCDSEYGRFQIEQPLIEVITKMITNYQIQDVICLKCSQTKSDNLAATCKCGGGFRTMSNRNELKTKLKMIKSVCDYHKLPFAGSYVEETLSRW from the exons ATGTCCTCCAGAGGATCATTCAGAGGACGCAGTCGGGGATCCGGATCCGGAAGTAACACCCGATTCACTGGCAAGCGACGAGGTCGTGGTGGGGGGGTCGCATACGGTATCGACCGGGCCCCCGCAGCTAATCAAGTTGCGCGTGATGATGGAACTGCCGCTACTGAAAAGTTTGAAGAGGTCAAGGCTTACGATGAGATTGATGAGAAGATTGGATTCTGGAGATTTGAGAGTGTGAGAGCAGAAGGCGAACAAAAGGTTGGGTGGTTGGTCAACATGCACCAG ACCCTAATGCAGAGCGACGCGCACCCTGGAGGTTTAGCGGCTGTGGATTACTACTTTATTCAAGATGACGGAGGATCCTTCAAGGTGTCAATACCTTACGAGCCGTATTTCTACCTTACTTGTCGG GGCGGAACGGAGAGTATCGTCGAGGAATGGCTTTTGAAACGATATGAAGGTATCATAATAAGGAttgaaagagaaaagaagtGGGATTTAAATCTC CCAAACCATCTGTTATCGGCACCTCCAGTGTTCCTTAAACTGTTCTTCCACAATACTGCGGATCTCCACACTATCCGGCGTGATTTACTACCTCTTGCACGCAGCAACTCTGAAAAATTCACGGCCGTCGATGCTTATGCCGATGTGGTCAGTGCAGAGGCTGCAGCCAATGGTCatggggatgatgagagtAAAGCATGGGGCGCAGAGGATGATAtcaggaagaagaaggataaaGAACCGTCAGAGTGTATCATTGAAGTCCGAGAACATGACTTGGCGTACCATTTACGAGTGGCAATTGATCTTA ACATTCGTGTTGGGCTCTGGTATACGGTTACCTCTCGCACCGGCGTGATCACTCTGGAACGAATACCGGATCGTGTCAAGCGTGCTGATCCAGTTGTTATGGCCTATGATATCGAAACAACAAAGCAGCCACTCAAGTTCCCGGATCAACAAACGGATCAAATCATGATGATTTCTTACATGATTGACGGGATGGGCTACTTGATCACCAATAGGGAGATTGTGGGTGAAGACATTGACGATTTTGAGTATACGCCAAAGGATGAGTACCCAGGTGAATTCACAGTGTTCAATGAGCCTGACGAG CCTGCGGTCATCCGGAGATGGTTCGAGCATATCAGAGATTCCAAGCCGACCGTCATCGCAACGTATAACGGTGACAGTTTCGATTTCCCTTTTGTTGATGTAAGGGCCAAGATACACGGAATCAGTATGTACGAGGAAATTGGATTTAAGCCAGATATCGAGGACGAGTATAAGTCCCGATCAACCATGCACATGGATTGTTTCAG ATGGGTCAAACGAGACTCATATCTTCCACAAGGTAGTCAAGGCCTCAAAGCTGTGACTACTGCCAAGCTCGGTTACAACCCCATTGAACTCGACCCAGAATTAATGACGCCGTACGCCATCGAGCAACCTCAAATATTAGCCCAATATTCCGTTTCGGATGCGGTCGCCACATACTATCTCTACATGAAATACGTTCACCCCTTCATCTTTTCGCTGTGTAATATCATCCCCTTAAGTCCGGATGAAGTGTTGCGTAAAGGAACAGGTACTCTCTGTGAAACGTTACTGATG GTTGAAGCTTATGATGCTCATATCATTATGCCTAACCGTCACGAAGATCCCCACGGAGTCACCTACGAGGGCCACCTACTCGCGTCTGAAACATATGTCGGAGGCCACGTTGAGGCTCTGGAAGCTGGTGTGTTTAGGAGCGACATCCCGACCCACTTCAAGATTGTGCCAAGTGCCATACAAGGA CTTATCGATGATCTTGACGCGGCACTTCAATTCTCCTTGATTgaagaaggtcaagtcAAGCTCGAGGATGTCGAAAATTACGACGAGATCAAACAGCAAATCCAGACTGCTCTCGAAACCATGCGTGACGAACCCAATCGCTTCGACAACCCTTTGATCTATCATCTTGATGTCGCCGCCATGTACCCCAACATCATGTTGTCAAATCGTCTACAACCCGATTCAGTCAAAGAGGAAGCAGATTGTGCAGTGTGCGACTACAATCGGCCTGACAAGAAGTGTGATAGGCGTATGGAATGGGCATGGAGAGGAGAATACTTCCCCGCGAAAAGAGACGAAGTCAACATGGTACGGTATGCTCTGGAACAGGAAATGTTCCCCCCAAAACGTCCATATGACCCAAAGCGCCGTTTTGTCGACTTATCGCCCGCAGAACAAtctgctcttcttcacaaGCGTTTAGGCGACTATTCTCGGAAGGTATACAAGAAGACTCACGACACAAAGATTGTTACCAAAACAACTATAATTTGCCAGCGAGAGAATTCGTTCTATATTGACACTGTCCGGGCATTCCGAGATCGTCGTTATGAGTACAAGGGTCTACACAAAACCTGGAAGAAAAACCTCGATAAGGCATTTGAAGAAGGTGGAGCGGTTGCGGCAGTAGATGAGGCCAAGAAGATGATTGTGCTCTACGACTCGCTCCAACTTGCCCACAAGTGTATCCTCAACTCCTTCTACGGTTATGTCATGCGAAAAGGAGCGAGATGGTATTCAATGGAGATGGCAGGCATCACTTGTCTGACTGGTGCCACTATTATCCAGATGGCAAGGCAGCTTGTTGAGCAGATTGGGCGGCCGTTAGAGCTGGATACAGACGGTATCTGGTGCATGTTGCCTGGTGTTTTCCCTGAAGACTTCAATTTCAAACTCAAGAATGGCAAGAAATTTGGCATCTCGTATCCTTGCACCATGCTTAACCACCTTGTCCATGCGCAGTTCACCAATGACCAGTATCACGAACTTGTTGACAATGACTCTGGTACATACAATGTCAAGAAAGAAAACTCAATCTTCTTCGAACTGGATGGACCTTATAAAGCTATGATTCTTCCGTCTTcaaaggaagaggacaagTTGCTTAAGAAGAGATATGCCGTCTTCAACCCCGATGGCTCTCTTGCGGAGCTGAAAGGATTCGAAGTGAAGCGTCGAGGTGAACTTCAAATGATCAAGATCTTTCAAAGCCAAATCTTTGACAAGTTCTTGCTTGGTAAGACAACCGAGGAGTGCTACGCTGCCGTCGCCACCGTTGCCGATCAATGGCTCGATATCCTTCAAAGCAAGGCCTCAAGTCTTCATGATGATGAACTGGTCGACTTGATTGCTGAGAACCGTAGCATGTCAAAGACGCTTGCGGAGTACGCTGGTCAAAAGTCCACTTCGATTAGCACTGCAAGGAGGTTGGCGGAATTTTTGGGCGAACAAATGGTCAAGGACAAAGGTCTTTCTTGTCGATTTATCATCTCTGCGAAACCTAACGGTGCGCCAGTCACAGAACGAGCTGTTCCCGTTGCAATCTTCACAGCTGAAGAGACCGTGAAAAGGCACTATCTTCGTAAATGGCTAAAGGATAACAGCCTTACGGACTTCGATCTTCGTACGATTCTCGACTGGGAATATTATACTGAACGTCTTGGTTCCGTTATTCAGAAGCTCATCACCATTCCCGCAGCACTTCAAAAGGTACCAAACCCTGTACCTCGTATCCGACACCCAGACTGGCTTTATAAACGTATTGCCACTAAAGAAGACAAATTCCAACAGCACAAAATAACCGATATATTCACAAAGTTGAAGGATATGGAAGATTTTGGAGACGGACAGAAGAAAGTTGGACCGAAATTGGCTGTGGTTAGGAAAAGAAATAAGAAGCAGCAAGAGAAGGAACCGGAGGTTGAGGAAGTCCCACCCCATCCCGAAGATGACTATGCTGGGTACATCAGAGTAATGAAAAAGAAGTGGCGCAAGCAAAGGCACGAAAAAGCTCGAGCGCGTAAATCTGGTCTTCGGCAAGATGGTACTATATTCTCCATGCTTCGCACGCAGACGTCTACCATGAATTCAAAACAATGGGACGTTATCCAGATCGCCTCCACTAACCGCCCAGGAGAATTCAAACTCTGGCTTGCCATTGATGGGACCTTCCAAAGCGTGCGATTGAGAGTACCCCGAGAATTCTATCTTAACTTCAAGAAAGATCCCGACCCTCAACTGTTAGCTACAGACCGCTATGAAGCGGTGGAGGTCGTCAGGACATTACCTCGAGGACAGCCTGCCAGACATCTTTACAAGCTGTCAGTAGATGAAGTGCTCTTCATGGAAGGAGAATCCCACTTTTCGACTTTGATCAACAACCCGAATGTCGACGGTGCTTTTGAACTCCAAGTTCCTCTTGTCGTTCGCGCACTCCTCACCTTTGGTACTTCCTGCGCTTTGCGCTCTAATATCCTCGGAGGTCTCAACCGTGGTCTGGACAAGGGTTTCGACCTCGTTGACTTGGAACGCCCAGGAAACCTGTCTAGACACAAGTATCTCAATGAAGGTCGCCAGATTAGGTACCACTTTCTCTTCCATGCCGTTTCTGACCAACGACATATCATTGGCCTTTTCTCCCCGGATTCTACCAATGCTTCTATCTACCTTGTTGATCGGGCCAAGAACCGTCAACAACTGCCTAATCCGTTGAAATTCTACACCGATCGAATGGAGCGTGCAGAACATGGTGTCTTCTCTTACCCCGATATGCTTGACTTTACCACTACATATCATCCTTCGGAGTCGTCTGCATTCAAGGCCCTTGGGAAAGATCTTCAAGCCATCAACCGCGGTCTCAACGTTATTGCCCTCTGTTCACCATTTGAGCATTCCTACTATCAGGCAAAAGGACCAGTCTACTCCAACTTCCCGTTCATAACATACAGATTGGGCAAAGAGGAAGATCCGGGTCTAATGTGGCTGTTGCAGACgtcgaggaggatgatTGGATTGTACCTGAGGCTGTCCAGCTGGTTGAAGGAGCAGATTCAAATTGCGTCTCATTTCGATGTTCCTATTGGC AATTTGGGTGCCGATACGGCGGTGTTCCTAGCAGATATCGAGTTCGCACGTAGACTCAAACAGCAAGATATGCTCATTTGGTGGTCATCGACGCCCCGGCCTGATCTTGGTGGCTCTGAAGAAGATGCCAACTCTAGCGAAGATCTGGTTTCTCCTCACATCTCAAACCGCGGCTGTTATTCATCTACCGTGCTGGAATTGGAGGTGTCCGATCTTGCTATCAACGCTGTTCTTCAATCAGCTCTAGTCAATGAAATGGAAGGTTCGGGAACTGGTTCGCTCGCTTTTGATTCAGCATCCCATAACCTTGATGAGTACGCCAAGGGTGCTGTCAACGCCCCGGTCATGCTTGGAGATGCCGTACTTTCCACTCAAACCTTTGGGGTTCTCAAGTCAATGCTTCGTGCATTGTATGCTGATAAGGCTCGCGCTCATGTCAAGGGCGACTCAGTGTCGCCTGCCGAACTTGTCGTCGATCAGTTTTGGCGTTGGATCAGTTCATCAACCAGTAGCATGTTTGAGCCAGCTCTTCATCGTTTCCTCCACGGTTTGATGCGCAAAACGTTTCTGCAGCTCCTCGCAGAATTCAAACGATTGGGTACCCAAGTCGTCTACGCGGATTTCGGCCGTATTTTCCTTCTTACCTCCAAGCCTGATGCTGGCAGCGCTTTTGCGTTTGCAAAGTATCTCGTGGCCGCTGCCAATTCACAAGAATTATTCCGCCATCTCATCATCGATGTCGTCCAATTTTGGAACTACCTTGCATGGATGGATGTTGCCAATTTCGGCGGCGTCAAAGTCTCACCCGAGACTGCAGCGAGTCGAGAACCGCCAGCAAAAAGGTTCGAGATTAGTATGGACTGGAATATCCAATCCTTTTTGCCCGCCACTCTTCAACCTGTGTTCGAAAGAAATGTAGCGAGCTTCATTTTTTCCCTTTACAGTGCTAAACGGTCGTCCAGTGACGGCAGAGAGCCTCTTAGAGTCATCCACAGTCTGAACATTGATCAGCCTGGTACAGAAGCTACATCAACAGTGAATCCTgtcaaggaaaaggagaagaaagcTGCCTCCAAGAGTATCTCACAGACTCTTACCCGTCGACTTCTTTTTGATATTGCGGGGGTCAAGCGTCAACAAGCAGCTGTGCATCTTGAGCCAGAAGAAGCCTATACCCTGGCTTTCCCCGACTTGCCTGGAGCTAGATCGAAACGCACTAATCCCACCCTCGAACTTATTAAGGCCATCACGGAGGTCTATGCTCTCGCTTCTGAGCATAGTATCCATGTGCAAATTCTCAAGCGAAACTTACTGGACTTGATTGGTGTCAAGGAGTTCTCAAGCGACGCAGCCTTTGTGCCTCCATGCGACAGTATTGAGGTGCCCATGGTGATTTGCAAAAGGTGTAACGCGATCAGAGATGTGGATCTATGCAGAGATCCCGACAGGTTGCCTAGTGTTGACCCAGATAGCGGTGATATGTTGGAGCCAGCAAGAAAGAGCTGGGTATGTCAT AAATGTGACTCTGAATATGGTCGATTCCAGATCGAACAGCCTCTTATCGAAGTTATCACCAAAATGATCACCAACTATCAAATACAAGAC GTGATCTGCCTCAAATGCTCGCAAACAAAATCAGACAATCTTGCGGCGACCTGCAAATGTGGCGGAGGATTTAGAACGATGTCAAACAGAAACGAACTGAAGACGAAGTTGAAAATGATTAAGAGCG TATGTGATTACCACAAACTGCCCTTTGCTGGTAGTTATGTGGAAGAGACATTGAGTCGGTGGTAG